DNA sequence from the Kazachstania africana CBS 2517 chromosome 4, complete genome genome:
TAcaaatttcataaatttttccattcagaaaaaaattgatattgtaAGAGGGATGATGGATTGTTTACTAGCCAAATGTAATCCGTTGATCACAGACTGTGTCATTgcagaattagaaaaactAGGCCCAAAATACAGAATTGCACTGAAATTGGCTCGTGACCCGCGAATCAAAAGACTGAGTTGCTCACATAAAGGCACCTATGCAGATGACTGTATAGTAAACAGAGTGCTGCAACATAAATGTTACATTGTAGCCACGAACGATGCCGGCCTAAAACAGAGAGTGAGAAAAATCCCAGGTATCCCATTAATGAGTGTTGGTGGACACTCATACGTCATTGAGAAATTACCTGACGTCTTTTAGAGTGTATCTCTTTCGTAGTAAACCGAGGGACGAAGAGTCAGATCTGTACAGTAGCAAAATGCATGACCCACACGATACGCACAATATAGGATATATACGTCTATTTTTATCAGCAACATCAACAATGAAGAGCGTCTTCCAAATGACTATCCGATAGCACGACTCTTAGCACTTTTAAAATCTAACAGTAGCACAGTCCCACAGCAGCAGCAAAGCAGTCCCACAGAACTCCTCCGCCTGGCTGAGCCCTCCCACGCTTCGCCTACTTAAAACTTCTACTTTAACCTTCCAGGACATTTCTATATTTTTAGTAAATTAGCAAGGCGCAATATCTCTCCGAGGGATCGCAGAAAGCTGACTTGTAAGGGGAAGAACAAGTCCTATGAAAAGTGGATTAGTAAATACATTTCATATATAATCCATAGTAAAGACTAAATCTCTATTAATCTATTTTATAATCCTTATTAGAAAGGTCCCAACAGTGTATGGCTggaattttttcaaaaactttatCTGATGTTCATCCAAGTCTGCGAACCTCTGGTATGGGTATTTCTAGTACCCACAGGAGAATATCGTTAGGTTTCTTCCCTCCTGATAAGAAAAATCCCTTAGTTCGCAAGTATAGAGCTAAGAGAACTAGAAGAAGGAATAGGTCCGAGGACCAACGAAGTTTTAGATCCCTGGCAGATGATTTCGGTAGTACCATTTATCAGCCAATAGATGAGATAACTGAAGAATTAATTAACGAACAAGAGCAGTTGCAAGAAACTGACGCATTAAGTCGTACGTTATCTCTGCCGTCTAGAGTCTCGAGCTCTCCAGAAGTCTCACCCTCTGATGTGGACTGGTTACTAGAAGAACATGAGCGTCGTTACTCTTCCGTTAATAATTCCGACACAGAAGACGAacatgaagaagatgaacaaCCAAGGTCCTATCAAGGTAGAGAAGTTGGATATGGCGATTTTATTAATCGTATCCAGGCTCAAAAGAGAATTTACCGTGAATCTTTACGTGAAGGCTTACAACAGCCAAGAAGAAATTCTTTTATCTCAATTTCAAGTCGCGGATCAGTGCCGACTATCTTTCAACAGGGCCTAGATACTGAATCTTTACATGTATTAGCTCATGAAAAAGTTACCTACGAATCTGAAACAAAAGTTCTTGCCTCATATTCTCTGCCGTTGATGtttacatttttattagaagatattttcCCTCTGGTTTGTTCATTAACTGTGGGCCATCTCggtaaaaatgaattagcCGCAGTGTCTTTAGCATCCATGACGTCTAATATTACACTAGGTTTCTTTGAAGGTATTGCAACAAGTTTGGATACTTTGTGTCCGCAAGCTTATGGTTCAGGTAGATACAAGAGTGTTGGTGTTCATTTACAGCGTTGTATCGCATTCTCTTTCGTAATATACATACCGTTTGCAATGTTTTGGTATTTCTCGGAGCCCGTTCTTTACGCCATTATTCCTGAGAAACAATTAGTACATTTGACGTcacaatttttaaaagttCTTATTTTTGGTGCTCCTGCCTATAttcttttcgaaaatttgaaaagattcttACAAGCTCAAGGTATTTTTGATGCCGGTATCTATGTCCTTCTTATATGTGCCCCATTAAACGTTTTAATGAGTTATACTCTGGTGTGGAATAAATATATCGGTATTGGGTTTATCGGTTCTGCAGTTGCAGTTGTCATAAATTTCTGGCTAATGTTTATCCTATTATTATCTTATACTATCTTCATAGAAGGTAGAAAATGTTGGGGTGGGTTCTCCAGAAAGGCTTTTACTCATTGGAAAGATTTGGCTCATTTGGCACTATCCGGTATAGTAATGTTGGAAGCTGAAGAATTGTCATACGAACTTTTAACCTTATTTAGTGCTTATTTTGGTACCGCATATCTAGCTGCTCAGTCTGCTGTGTCCTCCGTCGCCGCGTTAATCTATATGATTCCCTTTGCAATCGGTATTTCTACTTCAACAAGAATAGCAAACTTTATTGGTGCCGGAAGAATTGACTGTGCTcatatttcatcaaaagttggtttatcattttcatttattgcAGGGTTCACAAACTGTTGTATTCTGATCTTATCACGTAATTTAATTGCAAATATTTTCTCAAAAGATCCAGAAGTAAGGCACTTAATTTCATCTATTTTACCTGTCGTGGGTCTtgtacaaaattttgactCATTAAATGCAGTTGCTGGTTCTTGTCTGAGAGGTCAAGGTATGCAATCATTGGGTAGTATTGTCAATTTACTCGGTTATTATTTATTCGGTATACCTCTTGCCATGCTCTTAAGTTATGTCGTGGGTTGGAAGTTGTACGGGTTATGGATCGGTATTGGTTGTGCCATGTTAACTATCGGATCAATAGAAGCATACTTTGTCTTGTTTCCAAATTGGGATCGTATTCTAAATTTTGCTGAAATGCTGAAGGACCAAGATGCTGATGaatcagaagaagaggagTTTTTTTCAGATTCAGATTCAGATTCAGATTCTGATGAACCTACTGAAAATACCGCACTTCTTTCTGTATAATGCTTGGATTTAGACGTTTTTTAGTATAATTTAATATTCGTAGTTAACACTTCAAATTCTCTTTAAATGCGCGTAAATTATACATTATTTACAAGTTTCTTCATTGTATACATACTTCcatacatacatatatatatattaacaCCTTCAACATGGTATACCTTATTTATTGTcaattttctattttgtCATCAAGATCATTATTGGAACTTTGactatcaaagaaattataGTCTTCCATATACCGCCTATCAAGATTAAATTCATTAGTAATAGCATCATCGGTGAGTCCCAATTTCTCAATTGTCCAATAATATCTCTGTGGCATATCCCGCTTCAAATATCTCAATATACTTTGTCTCTGTTGTACTAATTGCCTTAATATTCTTGTATTGGCGTGATCTTTGCGATGATTCTGCACATGACTAGCTATATTCAGTATCTTTACAGTAATACATGCTGCCTGCACTTCACTTGATCCCGTGTCTCCTGGAAATCTCTGAAATTCTTCCCTTGCTAACCTGGTAAGTACTTTCATACTGTCTCTATTACTTGCATTTCTCATACTTAGGATTCTTAATAATGCTTCACGTCTGTTAGCTAAAGTGGCAGTATCAGCTGGTTCGAAATTCTCGGAATTTACATCACTTAATTCAGCTTGCTCATGTTGTGTAGATTCTAGCGCTACAAATAACTTGTTTACTTCATTAATATCATATCCTTTGGCAAGAACACTTGGCTCCTTTATTTCGGCCATAATACGTGCAATGAAAGGAGTATTCTTTCTACCAAAAACTGGATCAACAAAATCGGtagaattattcaatttagCCTTCTTGGCCACGTTCTCCTGTCTCCTCTTCTGGGCTTTCAAGAACTTGATGGCCTTAAGGCTTTGTAAAGGTTGACCACTATTGAAACTTCTCCGAGCAATAAATGGGCCCACACATCGAGAAGTGCATTGAGTAAGTGTATTCATCATATTTGAGGTCAATGTGAAGCAGCCACCAGATCTTTAAACTTTTGAATAGCATATGACCAAATATAGACGTTTATGTATAATTTCGATTCGCTTTCTCGAATAAATCACAGTCTCACTCGAAGCCGAATATCTAGTAATGAATAGTCAATCGACTATAGCAAACACATCCCGTCTTCAACCTTGCTTTACAAGATATTGTACACCATGTGTTTCAATTGTATGTTATATAACTCCTAATTTGGGTAGTAAAGTCCTGAGTGGATCGAAATCTTCAACATAGAAATTAACATAGTTCATTGCTATTTACAGTTGTATAGAATATGAGTATATACGATATACTGACGTACCCCATCTTTTCATCACTATTTAGTCTAAAACTTCACTTATCTTAGAAACCCCATATGCTAAGTCAATTTGCAGCTTTCAAAGATAGAATATCTTAAGTGGTCAACACCCACCCTCTTCGGGCATCTTCTCGATAACAGAGAGTTTGTGAAGATTAATCTCGGAAGTGTGGCGAGttcttttattttgcttTCATCCAACACCTCTCTGAATTTGTTTAGATCTTTCactttatcaattttagtGAAGACTATCTCAAACGGTCTACCAATGTCCATTAA
Encoded proteins:
- the KAFR0D04290 gene encoding uncharacterized protein (similar to Saccharomyces cerevisiae YDR338C; ancestral locus Anc_5.390), with protein sequence MAGIFSKTLSDVHPSLRTSGMGISSTHRRISLGFFPPDKKNPLVRKYRAKRTRRRNRSEDQRSFRSLADDFGSTIYQPIDEITEELINEQEQLQETDALSRTLSLPSRVSSSPEVSPSDVDWLLEEHERRYSSVNNSDTEDEHEEDEQPRSYQGREVGYGDFINRIQAQKRIYRESLREGLQQPRRNSFISISSRGSVPTIFQQGLDTESLHVLAHEKVTYESETKVLASYSLPLMFTFLLEDIFPLVCSLTVGHLGKNELAAVSLASMTSNITLGFFEGIATSLDTLCPQAYGSGRYKSVGVHLQRCIAFSFVIYIPFAMFWYFSEPVLYAIIPEKQLVHLTSQFLKVLIFGAPAYILFENLKRFLQAQGIFDAGIYVLLICAPLNVLMSYTLVWNKYIGIGFIGSAVAVVINFWLMFILLLSYTIFIEGRKCWGGFSRKAFTHWKDLAHLALSGIVMLEAEELSYELLTLFSAYFGTAYLAAQSAVSSVAALIYMIPFAIGISTSTRIANFIGAGRIDCAHISSKVGLSFSFIAGFTNCCILILSRNLIANIFSKDPEVRHLISSILPVVGLVQNFDSLNAVAGSCLRGQGMQSLGSIVNLLGYYLFGIPLAMLLSYVVGWKLYGLWIGIGCAMLTIGSIEAYFVLFPNWDRILNFAEMLKDQDADESEEEEFFSDSDSDSDSDEPTENTALLSV
- the MRPS28 gene encoding mitochondrial 37S ribosomal protein uS15m (similar to Saccharomyces cerevisiae MRPS28 (YDR337W); ancestral locus Anc_5.389) translates to MMNTLTQCTSRCVGPFIARRSFNSGQPLQSLKAIKFLKAQKRRQENVAKKAKLNNSTDFVDPVFGRKNTPFIARIMAEIKEPSVLAKGYDINEVNKLFVALESTQHEQAELSDVNSENFEPADTATLANRREALLRILSMRNASNRDSMKVLTRLAREEFQRFPGDTGSSEVQAACITVKILNIASHVQNHRKDHANTRILRQLVQQRQSILRYLKRDMPQRYYWTIEKLGLTDDAITNEFNLDRRYMEDYNFFDSQSSNNDLDDKIEN
- the FCF1 gene encoding rRNA-processing protein FCF1 (similar to Saccharomyces cerevisiae FCF1 (YDR339C); ancestral locus Anc_5.392) — translated: MGKAKKTRKFALVKRTLNAKKDQRVKANQEKKQQQEDPELTRNIPQVSSALFFQYNEAIKPPYQVLIDTNFINFSIQKKIDIVRGMMDCLLAKCNPLITDCVIAELEKLGPKYRIALKLARDPRIKRLSCSHKGTYADDCIVNRVLQHKCYIVATNDAGLKQRVRKIPGIPLMSVGGHSYVIEKLPDVF